The window CCACACGTCCAGCTCCATGTCCTTGGACGCTGGATCATCCGTGAATTCGCCAATCGGCAGTCGAACGAATTCCGTGTGAACGGGAGCGAGCTTTTCGAGGTTCTCATGAAGCTTCTCGTTGTCGTCAAACGTCTTCAATCGCTTGTAGGGATCGAGCTGAACGAGCCGTTGCTGCGGAGCGGAATTGAAATCGGACCAGGACTCCAGTGCGTAATCCGCCGTGGGGCTGACCGAATAAGAAAATGTGCCGCCTTCGTCTGGCGAGATCCGCTCGGGTGTCGTCGCCAGTTGCCCGCTCAAGCCTTGCTCGAGCGACACGCGATAAAGTGCCCTTTGGGAAGGCTGCTCTGGCGACGCGATGAAGTCGATGTGGCTGCCGTCCTTCGCGACGGCCGCAATCGAGATCACATCCCACGAGCCACCCGTCACCGGCGTGATTCGTGAAGGCAGATTGGATTCTTCTTCGAGGGAATCAGGGGCAGGGATTTCAATGGCTTCGATGTGTTGCCAACCTGATCGTTCAGACAACCACAGCAGGCGCGGCGATGAGTTGTCCGACGCATCGTTTTTGAAGACGGTACCTGGCAACCAGTGCAGTTCACGAAGATGCCGCACCCAAGCGTCGCTGACTTCCGTGTGAATGTTGACGCAATGACCGGTTTCGACATCGCAGAGGTAGACGTGATTCTGATTCTGTTTTCGATTGAGTTGCTGAATCAGCAATCGCTCGTTGGCGTGTGTGAACTCGCTGGGCAACCAATCAACCGCGGCGATGTAATTTTCACGTGGATCACCGGGCAGATCCAACCACACCGTTTTTTTGCTGGTTCGGTCCCAGACGCCGACCTTGGCGGCGGAGTTCGTTTGGCCGACTTTGGGGTAAGCGAACTCAATCGCTTTTGCGTATCGCTCGGACGTGTTGTCGATCATCGTTTGGATCGGAACACCGTTGCTGTCCAGTTGCCAGAACGCCAGCTTTTGACTGTTGGGGCTGAATCGAAATCCATTTCGCAGGCCGAGCTCCTCTTCGTAAACCCAGTCAAATGTTCCGCTGATTAATTTGGGGTCGTCCGAGCCAGCGACCATTTGCAGATCACCTGTTTCGCAGTCCTCTAGGTACAAGTCGTTGTCACGCACGAAGGCGATCGATTGCCCATCAGGAGCAAAGGTCGCGAACATGGTTTTGGCGTCGGGAGCGTCTTCGCCGCCAATCTTTCGCCATGTTGCTTCTGGTGAATCATCGCTGAGGTCACGCAACCAATAATCGCCGCGTGTGTGTTGCCGCCAAACTCGACGGGTGTTGTTGTACACGAGCAAGTAACGTCCGTCGGCGGAAATCGTCCATTGGCTGACCTCGATCGGCTTGGGACTGGCCTCTTCGGATTCCGAGTCCGCTGATTCTGCGTCGCCGTCAACCTCGGCTTCTGTCGCTGGTAATAAGAAGGTTTCACGAGGGACGATGGTGGTGGATTCGAGATCGGGAACAGAAAGCTGGTTCAGTGCCGGTCCTTCTTTCCCGGACTGGCGTTCCCACAGGATGTCTTCGTTATTGTCCCAGGTCAGCGTGCGCGATTTGGATCGGAAGTCGGATGTCTTGAACAGGCGGCGGAGCGAAAGGACCGCCGGATCGGTTTTTGGCGGCGTCGGTGGTGCCTTCGACGTTTCGTTGGAATTGGCAAGCGCGGGTGTGGTCGTGGTGGAAAGTTGGCTGAATATGCCAAGGGTCAGAGCCATTGAGACCAAAAGAAAACGTCGGCAAGCAAGCATGCGGCACCATGGTGAGCGGAAAGCGGAGCACGCATTTTGGCTCGCCAGGCCAAGCGTTTCCACCAGGACGCCAAGAATCCGAAGCAGCGGAAGAAACCAAGCCAGCAATCACCACCGAAGGTGAACGGCGCGACGCGCCGTATCGGTTGGACGGTTTGTCGTGCGGCCATGGAGAACGTGGCCGGTGCTTGTTTCAAAGGATTGCGAGCGGGGGCTGGAGGGGAGATTGCAAATTGCAAATTGAACAATGCAAATTGGCAATTGGTGGTGGCATGTTTGGCACCACCTGTGGCCCTGTGGTCCTGAGCCACTTTCCTCTCTCCGCGACCTACTTCCGTTTCGGCTTGTAGATCTCGGTCGCGGTTCCGAAGTGGACTTCGCCGGCGTTCATCAACGTTTCGCTGAGCGTTGGGTGGGGGTGAACGGACTCGGTGATGTCGGTCACTTCGCAGCCCATTTCGATTGCCAGGACCGCTTCGGCGATCAATTCACCAGCACCGGTTCCAACAATGCCGCAACCGAGCACGCGGTGGGTTTCTGGATCGACCAGCCATTTGGTCAGTCCGTTCGTCACGCCGATGGCTTGAGCACGACCGCTGGCCGCCCAAGGGTAGACTTCGACGTCGACCTTTCGGCCGGCTGCTTTGGCTTCGCCTTCGGTCAGGCCGGCCCAGGCGATTTCGGGATCGGTGAACACGACGGCTGGGATGGCTGCTTTGTCGAAGGCAACATTTTTGCCGGCCAAGACTTCCGCGGCGACGCGGCCTTCGTGGGTGGCTTTGTGAGCCAGCATTGGGTCGCCGGCGACGTCACCGATGGCCAAAATGTTTGGGTCGGCCGTGCGTTGTTGTTCGTCGCAAACGATGAAGCCTCGTTCGTTGACTTCGACCTTGGTGTTTTCCAGACCCAGTCCACGGGTGACGGGACGGCGGCCGATGCTGATCAGGACTCGGTCATAGGATTCGGTGCCAAACTTGCTGGGGCCTTCAAAGCTGACCACAACCTTGTCACCGTCTTCGGCTAGCGAGCCGACTTTGGTGTTCAGGAACACTCGGCCGTCGCACATCTTGTCGATCTTCTTGGCCAATGGTTTGACGAGGTCGCGATCGGCCCCCGGCAGCAAGCCTTCGCCAAGTTCAACCACGCTGACCTTGGAACCCAAGTGAGCGTAGACGGTTCCCATTTCCAAACCGATGTAGCCGCCACCGACGACGAGCAAGGTTTCCGGGATGTCTTTGAGTGCCAGTGCACCGGTGCTGTCCATGACTCGGTCGCTGCCGATGTCAAAGGCGGGCGGCATCGCGGGGATGCTGCCTGTTGCGACGATGCATTTGTCGAAAGTTAGCTTGCCGCCTTCTGGGATCGACTCATGGTCGCCTTCGAGCTTCAGTTCGTTGGAGCTGACGAAGGAACCGCGAGCTTGGATGACGGTGACGTTGCGACGTTTGGCCAGTCCGCCGAGTCCGCCGGTCAGGTTGTCGATGACTTTGTCTTTGCGAGCCCGGACGACGTCGACGTCGATCTTGGGTTCGCCCGAGTACTCGATGCCCCACTCTGATTTCAGTTCTTCGACTTCGCTGATGACCTTGGCGACGTGAAGAAGAGCCTTGCTGGGGATGCAGCCACGGATCAGGCAGGTCCCGCCGAGGCGAGGTTCTGCTTCGACGATTGTGACTTCCATTCCTTCGTCAGCTGCCAAGAAAGCCGCCGCGTATCCACCGGGGCCACCACCGAGAACGACAACCGGAGCGTGCATGATTGAAACCAGAGCAAAAAAAGAGACGATTCGGGAAAGGAAACGGCCGCGTGAAGAACACGCGGCCGATGAGTTGCAATCCGTTGTTGACCCGCGTTAGCGAGACAAGAATTCGACGACGCTGTTAGCGTCGACGGGCAGGCTGATGTCAACCGCGCCTGGCAGCGAAAGGACGGTCGCACGCAGCGTTTCGCTGTCGAACGAGACCCAATCCAGTCCGTCTGGTGGCGAGTTGGCGATCACACCACGGTACAGGTTCTTCAAGTTTTCGCGGCCGCGAACTTCGATCAGGTCGCCAGCGCGAAGCATGTAACCGGGCTTGGTGACCTTCACGCCGTTGACGCGGAAGTGACCGTGGGTGATGCCCTGACGAGCTTGTGGGCGAGTCTTGGTGAAACCAACGCGGCGGACAACGTTGTCCAAACGGCGTTCGCACATCAGCAACAACAATTCCCCGGTGTTGCCCGATTTACGGCCAACGTTTTCAAAGTAACGACGGAGTTGGCGTTCGCCCAAACCGTAGTAGTGTTTGATCTTTTGCTTT of the Rhodopirellula baltica SH 1 genome contains:
- the lpdA gene encoding dihydrolipoyl dehydrogenase produces the protein MHAPVVVLGGGPGGYAAAFLAADEGMEVTIVEAEPRLGGTCLIRGCIPSKALLHVAKVISEVEELKSEWGIEYSGEPKIDVDVVRARKDKVIDNLTGGLGGLAKRRNVTVIQARGSFVSSNELKLEGDHESIPEGGKLTFDKCIVATGSIPAMPPAFDIGSDRVMDSTGALALKDIPETLLVVGGGYIGLEMGTVYAHLGSKVSVVELGEGLLPGADRDLVKPLAKKIDKMCDGRVFLNTKVGSLAEDGDKVVVSFEGPSKFGTESYDRVLISIGRRPVTRGLGLENTKVEVNERGFIVCDEQQRTADPNILAIGDVAGDPMLAHKATHEGRVAAEVLAGKNVAFDKAAIPAVVFTDPEIAWAGLTEGEAKAAGRKVDVEVYPWAASGRAQAIGVTNGLTKWLVDPETHRVLGCGIVGTGAGELIAEAVLAIEMGCEVTDITESVHPHPTLSETLMNAGEVHFGTATEIYKPKRK
- a CDS encoding S9 family peptidase → MALTLGIFSQLSTTTTPALANSNETSKAPPTPPKTDPAVLSLRRLFKTSDFRSKSRTLTWDNNEDILWERQSGKEGPALNQLSVPDLESTTIVPRETFLLPATEAEVDGDAESADSESEEASPKPIEVSQWTISADGRYLLVYNNTRRVWRQHTRGDYWLRDLSDDSPEATWRKIGGEDAPDAKTMFATFAPDGQSIAFVRDNDLYLEDCETGDLQMVAGSDDPKLISGTFDWVYEEELGLRNGFRFSPNSQKLAFWQLDSNGVPIQTMIDNTSERYAKAIEFAYPKVGQTNSAAKVGVWDRTSKKTVWLDLPGDPRENYIAAVDWLPSEFTHANERLLIQQLNRKQNQNHVYLCDVETGHCVNIHTEVSDAWVRHLRELHWLPGTVFKNDASDNSSPRLLWLSERSGWQHIEAIEIPAPDSLEEESNLPSRITPVTGGSWDVISIAAVAKDGSHIDFIASPEQPSQRALYRVSLEQGLSGQLATTPERISPDEGGTFSYSVSPTADYALESWSDFNSAPQQRLVQLDPYKRLKTFDDNEKLHENLEKLAPVHTEFVRLPIGEFTDDPASKDMELDVWIMMPVGEGNSIESLPPKSVPLLVHVYGEPAGQTVLDQYGGTTYLWHRLLTQHGIAVASVDNRGANAPRGKAFRQSIYKQIGRISISDQAHATQAMLKHFAALDPERVGLWGWSGGGSSTLNGLFQFPELYSMGIAVAPVPDQLDYDTIYQERYMGLVTENREAFVQGSPITHASGLSDPLLLIHGTADDNVHYASSARLINRLIAENKQFQMMAYPGRTHSVSEGESTRYHLRTMMTNFILQHLK
- the rpsD gene encoding 30S ribosomal protein S4; amino-acid sequence: MARYTGPKARINRRLGTMLYETAGAARAMDRRPQPPGMHTRGRRPSNYGAALMEKQKIKHYYGLGERQLRRYFENVGRKSGNTGELLLLMCERRLDNVVRRVGFTKTRPQARQGITHGHFRVNGVKVTKPGYMLRAGDLIEVRGRENLKNLYRGVIANSPPDGLDWVSFDSETLRATVLSLPGAVDISLPVDANSVVEFLSR